TGAAGCGATGAAGCCGAAAAAGCAAACTCGCCGGCCAGTTTCGATGGTGCTTCAAGCGACGGCGGTTTTGTGGGCGACAGGGTGCCGTCCGTCAGAGATAGAAAAGGGTGTCGAGGTTTCATTAGATAATGAAACAGGGAATTTGACATTCTTCGTAATCGGCGCAAAAACCGGCAAGTCAACTAACGGTCAGATGGAATCTGATCGAGGAATAAAATTCCGCTGGATCACTCTTCAACGCGACATGACACCAGCCACAGAACTGCTGGCGGAACTCATTGAAAAGGCTGGCAAGTCAATTACAGTCAAATATGACTCTAACGGATTAGGTAATAAAATATCTGATCGAGGCTTCGAGTTATTTAATAAAAAGGGAGTCTCACCATATTGCTTCAGGCATGCGATGGGGTGTGATTTAAAATCGTGCGACTTGATGGATGACGTTGAACGGTCTCAAGTCATGGGACATTTATCTGTCGAGTCGCTGAGTAAATACGGCCGACGCAGAAGAGGCGGCAAAGGTGCTCGCCCGATACTCTCTGTGAAAACGTCTGAAATGCCGCACGGCACCCTCACACACACACCCCCTGTGCCGGCTGCTGCGCCGGCGGTCGCGGCAGACGATGGAGATGACGAGGGAGAGGGGAACCAGGTCGCGCGGCCTCGCGGCTGACCTGCTCCGCTCGCGCTGCAATTTTGCAAACTTTTTGCAAAATCGACGGGTTTCCGGCGATTTTGCAACGGTCGGCTTGTGGGCGGACCGGCGGCAGCACCGTCATCAGACCCCGCAGGGGGCTATCGGTGCAGCCGGTGTTTACGGCCGCCTCGGCGGCGCCGCCGCCGCCCAGGGTGGCGGCATCTGTACGCCAAGGTCCAAATGCGTCTTGACTGAGTATCAGCCCTTGGCGGCGTG
The genomic region above belongs to Sphaerotilus montanus and contains:
- a CDS encoding site-specific integrase, with translation MTTSPPPRTPGWKPSTPEEQARFEQIQARAANFREKHGIQLSAPKAEIIKTPPEIIQEPPKKPSKATVQITKSVQEDPPIQASKGHKKKKKPASIKSKQQLVPKLGKNWRAEIFEAMKPKKQTRRPVSMVLQATAVLWATGCRPSEIEKGVEVSLDNETGNLTFFVIGAKTGKSTNGQMESDRGIKFRWITLQRDMTPATELLAELIEKAGKSITVKYDSNGLGNKISDRGFELFNKKGVSPYCFRHAMGCDLKSCDLMDDVERSQVMGHLSVESLSKYGRRRRGGKGARPILSVKTSEMPHGTLTHTPPVPAAAPAVAADDGDDEGEGNQVARPRG